A genomic window from Leptotrichia trevisanii DSM 22070 includes:
- a CDS encoding RepB family plasmid replication initiator protein, producing the protein MNEIVKYRNELNKVALRNFKSKELDLFIAIISRMRDKEEEVTFSFDYLKNLIQYETSNSIETFHKELKSMYNKLIKCVYGWETEDEIVRFV; encoded by the coding sequence TTGAATGAAATTGTAAAATATAGAAATGAACTGAACAAAGTAGCATTAAGAAATTTTAAATCAAAAGAACTTGATTTATTTATTGCAATAATTAGTAGAATGAGGGATAAGGAAGAAGAAGTTACATTTTCTTTTGATTATTTAAAAAATTTAATTCAGTATGAAACTTCAAATAGCATCGAAACATTTCATAAAGAATTAAAATCAATGTATAATAAATTGATAAAATGTGTTTATGGCTGGGAAACTGAAGATGAAATTGTTAGGTTTGTA